Below is a window of Desmonostoc muscorum LEGE 12446 DNA.
AAAATGCTGGCTGAGTTGTACCAAAAGCTAGAAGGAGTATCTCATAAATTAACTGCAATCAAGGGAGATGCGACTTCTCTACCATTTGCTGACAACTCTTTTGATGTGGCTTTGACAGTTCATGTATTTCACTTGGTTTCTGCTTGGAAGCAAGCACTAGCAGAAATTCGTCGCGTCCTCAAACCGGGGGGAATTTACCTCTACACCCACGGTAATATGAATTTCAGCAAAGTTAGTGAGGATGTAAATCAGGGTAGGTTTGATTTTCAGCAACGTTGGCAAGATATCATTGCTGGCTATGCTTACCCTTTACCCCGCTATGGTGCAACAGAAGAAGAGGTTTTAGTTGAGTTGGGCGAACAAGGAGCAAATTTAGAAACAGTTGTTGCAGCAAAATGGCAATCTGAACTAACTGTGGGGAAATTGATTGATGCTCATAAAAACAAAATTTATCGCCATACTTGGCACATCCCGGATGATATTTTTGCCCGCGCAATTCAAGATTTGCAAGACTGGGCTTTGCAACACTACGGCTCTTTAGACTACGATTTGTCTGGTGAAAGTAAGTTCAAGATTGTTGTAGTAAGTAACTGGGCTTAGTTGGGTATTGGGGATTAGGTATTGAGTACCGAGCATAGGGAAAAAACTTTCTTGTCTAGTCATACCATTTCACTTGAAAGTTGATACAGATACCTCAGTAGGGGCGCACAGCTGTGCGCCCCTACGTTAAATCTATATGTATCAAGATTTTCGTGAAATGGTATCAGACAGGGACTTGGTATAAAGATCATGTAATATATTGCACTTCAAATATATTGCTCCATAACTTGCCCACCCATGAATACTCAATTACTGAATACCTATTTTTCGGATTTCATTGTTAGTGGTTGGCTCAACTTAGCCCAAAACTACTACTCAACCAACCAAAGTCAGGCTAATCAATTTTGGATTTTGGATTTGAGAGGATGTTTAGAAAGTCTACCGTTGTATCAAAAACCCCACGAGCAAGCCTGAAAAAGAAGGGAATAATCTTCTCAAAGTCTTTTTTTTTAAGGAGGATTTAGGAGGATCTAAAATTTTGGATACCTCAGCCACCACTTTTAAAACATCCTCTTAGAATGACCCCATAATCAATGCTCTTTCTAGAATAAATAATTGTAGATTTGGGATTTGGGATTTGTTCCACAAATAAATTTGCTTCCTATCAGGGCTTTTAGAATATTAAATTTTGAATCTTAAATTCAAAATGGAAAATTTAAAATCTAAAATTCGTTGAAGGCAATGTCTTCAGGACAATGCATATTGTTGTTAACTCTCAAGGATGCTTGAAAATGTGGGTTTGGCATACTAGAACAAAGTCTGTGCAATGTGTATTGCCGTTGTTAACCCTTGAGGTAATACATATTAATGGCCAATTGAAGGTATTAGCACATGGCGCTCTTGAGGAATTGAGAAATTATTCAAGGAACGCCAAGAATCTGGCCGAACTGTTGGTATGTCTAGACAAGTGGCTTGAGGATCGCGCTCTTACGGCTTCAGGTATTATCGGCTCTGAGTGCAGATCTCTTCTAGATCAAAAATTGCATTGGGTAACAAATTCATTGCCAATTTCCGAACAAATTAGAGGAGAATCTCTTGTTTTCGTAATTCAAGTAGGCAAAACTGAGGAATTTATTGCTGATAATGTTACCTTTGCAGATTCGGTACTTGCTTCTCCTTTGGTCGCTGCTGGGGGTAGCCTACCCAAGAGTAGGGGTACAAATCATAAATCGCCTCAAGTCGGCGAACTCGCCCACCGCGCTGTTTCTCTAACGGAGTGTCTCCCCAACATTAGTTTACCTCAATCCGAAAGGAAAAATCATTTTCTAATCGATCAGCAAATAATCGAAGAGGTCAATAAAGTTGTCACCCAGGGATTGGAAATTCGCCAAAGATTAGATATTGACCATTTAGTAGTATCAGTACGCTTCCCAGTATCTGTGAATGCTGACTTGCTTAATTCCTGGCTAACTACCATCAAAACTCCATTTCCTCAAGGATTTTTGATGAAAAGTAACAGTTGGGAACTTATAAGCTGTACACCAGAGCGGTTTATTTCTATTGCTGACTCAAAACTTAAAGTGCAAATTCTGGCTGGAACCTTCCAAAAGGGTAAGGATTTTGACAAAAGTAGCTTAATGGATGAGCATCAAGCCGCCCGAAATGCTCTTTGCTCCATTGTCGAAGAGGTAGTGGGAAAACTGGAATTAAAAGTGGACTGTAACTTAGTTGAATTTGACGAAATTACACACTTCCACTCAGTATTTGAAAAACCTCACCACAGCGATACCTCCATGCTCTGGACTTTGGCGCATCTTACACCTAGTCCAGCTACTGGAACACAAAACAGCGATACACAGTTTGCGATTCAACAATTAGAAGGTCGGACTCGTGGTTACTACGGTGGTTGCTTTTTTCTGAGAACTCCCGGTTGTCTAGAAAGCTTAGTGTCTATCCGTTCTATTTTTCATCTTCAAAATAGCGAAGTTGGCGAAATGATTGTGGGAGCAGGGTTAAAGAAGGGATCGACTTTGAGTAGTGAATCAGCAGAAATCATTTCAAAGGCTACTAGTTCAGCAAAATTACTAGGTGTAAAGCTAGGAAAGTAACAATGAACCCATTAGAAAAAACGCGATCGCTTTATACTTGGTACTAAAATCGTTCAGATTCTGGTACCAACTTTCGGCGACGATCGCGGCAAAAAAATCTTCGTTAATCCGCTTTATACCAAATTGGAAGCTTTGTAATTAAGATATTTAATCCAAAATCCAAAATCCAAAATTGGTGTTAACTTACAAAATCGCTCCAGTTTCTTTCAAATAAACCCGTGTAAATGGTTCATCTTCACCCAAAGTGTAGTCCTCAATTAACCCTTTGCGACGAATAGAAATATCGTTGCCTTTTTTAATCACCACAGTAGAACCGTCAAAAACATCCCGCGTCAAGATCATCTCAGTTTCGGTGGGATTATCCAAAACTACAATATTACTGCGGTGGTAAAACATACCGTCTTGCTCTAATATGTCTTCCGCATACTCAGCAATTAACAAATCAAGTTTGGGATGACGCAGCAAAGTTTGGACGTTGCTGTTGTAATCTTTGCTTAATACTTTTTTTGAGCGATTCACAAAAACTGCATCACGGCAAACAGCGCCGATTGTCCAGTCGGGATGTTGCAAAAGAATATGGTCAATTGTTGTTTGCAGTTCTTCAACTGAGATTTTATTAAAGGTAATAATCGGTATCCTGGCATCTGTACCAGACTCAAAAAACGTTTCTAAAATATGAGAAGGCACATCAACGCTTTCACCATCAGAAGGTTTCAGATGCATTAAAATTCCTGGTGCCGCGTTGATTTCCAAGATAGCGAAGTTACTCGATTTCCAAGATTCTGAGAGACTTTTGGTAATGACATCAATACCCAAACAAGTCAACTGAAAGTGTTGGGCAATATCTTGGGCAAGGATAATATTGTCATCATGAACTGCGTGCGTTGCATTGATGCTTATACCCCCAGCGGAAAGATTGGCGACTTTACGGAGGTAGACAGTGCGCCCTTTCTCAATCACACTGTCCAATGACAAACGCTGTTCGTCTAGATAGAGTTCCATCGCATCATCCACCAGAATTTTACTCATGGGAGAGGTGGGTGAGTCTAAGCGTGCAGGTTTACGGTTCTCTTGGCGAATTAATTCGGCGATGGTTGAGTCACCATCACCAACAACCGATGCAGGACGGCGTTCTGTGGCAGCGACGAATTTGCCATCGACACACAACAAGCGAAAATCGAATCCCGAAATGCTTTTCTCGACAATTATTCGGGGTAGTTGGTCTTCAGGAATCGCTGCTGCTGCCCTAGCATAAGCAGATTCCAGTTCTTTTGAGTCTTGCACGTCAGCCGTCACGCCAATTCCTTTGTGACCTACCACTGGCTTAACTGCCACTGGGTAGCCAATGTCTCTGGCAGCTGCCAAAGCTTCCTTTTCGGAAAAGACAATATCCCCTTCAGGTACTGGAAAACCCAAGGTTTTCAAAAATGCCTTACAGTCGTCTTTGCGGGTAGTAAA
It encodes the following:
- a CDS encoding ATP-binding protein; this translates as MVQQKSSDLVRINARRTDVFDIFNFKHYIGANPYLDRGALVFDFALVEFREPLPIEDYISKIGDRYPHLRDQSYESYAHLFAQVASQVGKLDMDLHLKHWSVKPYPKYTRISIESLHERTTREVAYFVWDWFEAITQDEDFNFESRLVKLQSRFRPSVYGGPTVYALLRTAHEKGIPAFYLWEEGLMQYGFGKKHVRGIATTFNRDSHLDSEFTTRKDDCKAFLKTLGFPVPEGDIVFSEKEALAAARDIGYPVAVKPVVGHKGIGVTADVQDSKELESAYARAAAAIPEDQLPRIIVEKSISGFDFRLLCVDGKFVAATERRPASVVGDGDSTIAELIRQENRKPARLDSPTSPMSKILVDDAMELYLDEQRLSLDSVIEKGRTVYLRKVANLSAGGISINATHAVHDDNIILAQDIAQHFQLTCLGIDVITKSLSESWKSSNFAILEINAAPGILMHLKPSDGESVDVPSHILETFFESGTDARIPIITFNKISVEELQTTIDHILLQHPDWTIGAVCRDAVFVNRSKKVLSKDYNSNVQTLLRHPKLDLLIAEYAEDILEQDGMFYHRSNIVVLDNPTETEMILTRDVFDGSTVVIKKGNDISIRRKGLIEDYTLGEDEPFTRVYLKETGAIL
- a CDS encoding chorismate-binding protein is translated as MWVWHTRTKSVQCVLPLLTLEVIHINGQLKVLAHGALEELRNYSRNAKNLAELLVCLDKWLEDRALTASGIIGSECRSLLDQKLHWVTNSLPISEQIRGESLVFVIQVGKTEEFIADNVTFADSVLASPLVAAGGSLPKSRGTNHKSPQVGELAHRAVSLTECLPNISLPQSERKNHFLIDQQIIEEVNKVVTQGLEIRQRLDIDHLVVSVRFPVSVNADLLNSWLTTIKTPFPQGFLMKSNSWELISCTPERFISIADSKLKVQILAGTFQKGKDFDKSSLMDEHQAARNALCSIVEEVVGKLELKVDCNLVEFDEITHFHSVFEKPHHSDTSMLWTLAHLTPSPATGTQNSDTQFAIQQLEGRTRGYYGGCFFLRTPGCLESLVSIRSIFHLQNSEVGEMIVGAGLKKGSTLSSESAEIISKATSSAKLLGVKLGK
- a CDS encoding class I SAM-dependent methyltransferase; its protein translation is MTTTVSFDRVSDIYDATRGLPPGVSEEVTDTILNIVSATEETTFFETGIGTGRIAVPIAKRGYSYAGVDISEKMLAELYQKLEGVSHKLTAIKGDATSLPFADNSFDVALTVHVFHLVSAWKQALAEIRRVLKPGGIYLYTHGNMNFSKVSEDVNQGRFDFQQRWQDIIAGYAYPLPRYGATEEEVLVELGEQGANLETVVAAKWQSELTVGKLIDAHKNKIYRHTWHIPDDIFARAIQDLQDWALQHYGSLDYDLSGESKFKIVVVSNWA